The Ignavibacteriota bacterium region CTGTGATATTTCTGACAATTGTCAGTACACGCTGGTCATCCAGCGGAACGGAACGTGCTTCATAATGTTCCAATCCGGCTTTTCCATGATAATCATATTCAAGTGTTTGCAGGGAGTTGGATTGAAAAACATTTTCAAAATGCCGGGCAAATTGTTTCGCCAGGTAGAGAGGGAATATGGTGAACATATTTTTCCCGATAAAGTTCTCCGGCGGCGCCGCAAGGTTAGAAATATCCTTCGCTTGATAATCTAAGTATACTCCATCTTTTGTTTGAAGAAAAATCCAATCGGGGATGGCGCTGAGTAATGCTTTGTGTTTTGTTTCGCTTTCCTGTAATGCGTGTTCAAATTCTTTCCGTTGCGTGATATCGCGATTGCTTGCACGTCTTCCGAGCCATGTTCCATCCTTACTCCAAATAGGTTGGCAGGAATGGCTGAGCCAACGGAGTTCACCGTTTTTTGTACGGATACGGAAATCGGCAGAGAAGGGTTCCGGGTCATCCAAATGCTCATGTAGATGTTTCATCATGAAGTGTTTGTCTTCTTCGTGAATAATTTCTTCGAGAAGAGAAGGCCGTTGGTAAAATTCATCTGCTGTGTAGCCGGTAATCTGCTCGCTTGAAGGAGAATTGAAGACGAGTGTAAGGTCGGGAGCAATCCAGTATTCCCAATCACGGGTAAAATTTGCAAGCATCTTAAATCGTTGTTCACTTTCCCTGACTAATTTCTGGAGGTTTACCTGCTCGCTAATATCGCGGTAGTGCCAAAGGTGGCCATTATGTTCTTTTCCCGTGTTCAGGGGAATATAATCGCGCTCAAACGTTCTTCCGTCCGCTAATTCGAGTTCTTCATGCAATACTATTTTTTTCTCTGTGATTAATTGTTTGATTCGTTTGATAAACTTCGTAGGGTCGCGGAAAAGCACTGCGCTTTGCTCTGCCGATTGAGAGCAGTCCATTCCCACCAGCGCTTCTGTCGGAACCGGGATATTAAACAGGGAACAAAATTTTGAATTGACATAGAGGATTCGGCGCTCTTTGTTTTCGAATAAAATCCCCGAATCTAAATATTCCATCAGGGTTTGCAAATGCGTAGAAGCATCCCCGTGAGAAGCGTCCATTCCGTCCGAACGTGTCGAAGGGTGTTCGTTTGCGTCGAGTTGTCTCTTCAGGCGATCAAGTTCTTCGAGTAGTTCTTTTTTTGATTTCTGTTGGTCGTTCATGGTAATCTTCAAATAGTTACATGGTTATTTCTAATTCCAGGTTGAAACTGTTTCACAGGTTCCTTAATGTGAATCAAGAATGTTCCGGACGGCTTGGAGTATCTCACCCGGCTGGTATGGTTTGAAAAGAAAGAGTTTCGCGCCGGAGCGGAACATCAGCGATTTCAATTCCGGCTCGATATAGCCGCTTGCAAAAATCAATTTCATTTCCGGGTTGATTTTTTTCATTTCAATCAGAACTTCCAAGCCGGTCAGTTTCGGCAAGCCCATATCGGTGATGACAATATCAATACTCCCGGAACGTTGCCGGTACAATTCGATTGCTTCATCACCATCCTTCGCGGTAAGTACGACGTACCCGTACATTTCGAGAAATGCTTTTGTCAGTTCGGAGAGTGTCAGTTCGTCCTCAACCAATAATATGGTTTCTGTTCCACCGACGATTGTATCATTGGCGTTCCTTGTTTCACATCGTTGCTCTTCATTTTTTTTCGGCACCGGAAAATATAAAAAGAATGTGGTTCCTTTTCCCAACGTACTTTCAACCCGGACAAATCCGTTGTGGCTTTTCACAATACCGTACACAACGGAAAGCCCGAGTCCGGTTCCTTTTCCTTTTTCTTTCGTTGTGAAGAACGGCTCGAAGATTCTGCTCTTTGTTTCTTCGCTCATCCCGCAACCGGTATCTGAAATAGACAGAAGAAGGTACGTTCCTTCAGGCACGGTTTGGAAATATCGTGTCATCTCTCTTGAATGTACCCGTGTTGTTTTTATTGTCAGCATTCCGCTACTCGACATTGCGTCGCGGGCATTTACGCAAATGTTCAGCAATACCTGGTGAACCTGTGTCGGGTCTGCATGGATGGTGGGAAGGTCTTTTTCGAGTTCGAGACTGATGACAATCGTTTTCGGAAATGTTTCTGCCAGCATTTTCGAAATCTCTTTGGAAATGATATTGATATCCAACGGACCGAAATGAGTCTCGCTCTGCCGTGCAAAGGTGAGAATTTGTTTTACTAATCCGGCTCCTCGTTGTACTGCTCCTTCAATGACCGCGGTTGATTTTTCAATCGACTCGTGCGAGGGTGAAGCATTTCTCAGTAAACTATTATATCCAAGAATGATACCGAGAATATTATTGAAATCGTGAGCGATACCGCTTGCAAGTGTACCGATTGCTTCTAACTTTTGCGTCTGGACGAGTTGTGCCTCCAAATTTTTTCGTTCGTCTTCCATCGTTTTTCGTTCGCTGATGTCCTGTACGAATCCTTCGTACAGACGTGTTTTGTTATGTTCGTCCCGAACTGCATGTGCGGTTAACGATACCCAAATCGGTGTTCCGTCTTTCTTTTTCCACAGAACTTCAAGGTGAGCAACAGAGTCGCTCTCGGAGTGGTCGTAACGTGCAAGAAAAGTTTTCCTGTCTGATTCATGAAGATACACATCTATTGGCAGTCGTTGTTCCATCAATTCCCCGATTGAATCGTAGCCTAACATTTTCGCGAGACATGCATTGGCGGTGATAAATTTTCCGTCCACTGTTGATTGATAGATGCCGATGGGAGCCCATGTTACAATGTCTCTGTATTTTTCTTCACTCTGGTGAAGTAATTCTTCCGCTTGTTTGCGTTCGGTAATGTCCAGAGAAAGAACAAAAATTCCTTCGGGGACGGGAACAACGCTCAGTTCATACCAGTTTGTTCTTCCATTTGGAAAAATGAAACTCGATTCAAAATGTTGAGGAATGCGCTCTTCCATGCAACGGCGATAATGAGTAAAAATTTCAGAGTGTTCCACTCCGGGGTACATCTCAAGCATCGTTTTCCCGATAAGGTCTTCCTGTTTTTGATGACCATGGTATGCGGCTATCTCATTCACATATAAATATGTCCAGTCAAATCCGATAAGCATGCAACCCTCTAACATGCAGTCTAATGTTTGTCGGTAGCGCGCCTCCGATTTGCGGATTGCATCTTCGATACGTTTTCGCTCAGTGATGTCGCGTTGAATGCCAAACTGACCTGTAATTCTTCCTTCGGAATCATACAGAGCGATATATTCGCCTTCAATCCACATTTGTGTTCCATTTAGTTTACGTTCATCGCTTTCGAGACGAATTTTTCCTGCATCAAAAAATTGACGCCAAAGTTTTCTTCCATAAGCAATGTCATGTTTGAATAAATCATTTGGTGAGAGGCGTAGAAATTGTTCGCGTGTTGCGCCATATTGTTCCAGCATAGCATCGTTGATTTGAGTGATACGTTGATGAGCGAAAATATAATCCAATGCTTTTTCTTTATCCACGGTAGTATCCCAGCGAACAGGCTCGTCTACCATCATGAAGAAACAACCGTCAATTGATTGGTTGAAAAATGCCCGCAGTTCTTCCGCGCTTTTCCCAAGCGCTTCTTCTGCACGGATTCGTTCGGTTACATTCAACAATACAAGGACAACATTTGTGACAACTCCGTTCGGGTCCAACACCGGGAGTAAACTCCAATCCCAATGAGACACCCCGCGTTCCGGATGGTAAGCATATTCGAACGTTTTTGCCGTTGCATAATGTGGAATTCCTGTTTGTACCACTTTTGTAAAAATTACTTTGTTTTCCTCATTCGGAAACAAATCAAAATGATTTTTTCCAACATAGAATTCCGGGACGTTGTTATCCGTCTCAGCATACGCACGGTTGACTTTGAGAAAATTGAAACTTGTATCTAAGTAGGCAATCAAAAGATGAGTTGTCGAGAAGATTTTCTCAAGCAACTCCGTAGTTTTTCGTAATTCAAGTTCTGTCTCGATGCGTTTTTTGTTTTCCTCTCGTAGTTGGGCGTTAATGTTTTCCAATTCGCGCTTGTTGCTCTGCAAGGTTTTCTCGAACGCTTCCCGCGCAATAATATTATCTAACAATCTCCGTATTTCCCGCGATGGATGTTCGGGATGGAGAAATTCATCGGGCGGGACATAGTAAAAATTCTTGCACACCCAACCGCCGACAACAACCTTGGGATGTGTTTCAATTACTTGCTTTAATAATTCAGGTCGAAATCGTTTCAAGTTGTACTGGCAAATTGCAAGAGTTTTGTGGTCAGGGAAAAAGTAATTCAATTTTGCTTCGTATTCAATCAACCGCTCCACGCCCTTTTCGCCTCCGAGTACCCATGTCATTTCACCGGTAACTCTCAACGCCGAATAGCCTTCTTGTAACGCAAGGGTTGTACTCTCTTTCAAAAACTGTATCATCCAGTCAGGGTCAAAAAATCCATGCTTCAAATATGCCGCCTGTTTATTAGCGACAAGAAGTTGCCCGGATGCAGTTGCGACTGGAACATCAATCCCATGATTCTTCATTGCCTGAAGGACAATATCGGCAGTGTTATCATCGGCAATGTAAATACACTTCTCATTGCGTTCCAGCCCGGTTTGAATGAAAGGGATTATGGCGTTGAATTGTTCTTCCTGTGTTTCATAGATGAGACACAAATGGTCGTGAACATCAAGATGCTGAATTGCTTCAACGAGACCTGAAGATGAATTGACTGCGGTGCTATTCATAGAATGTTCTTTCTGCCGTGATGGTTCAATAATGCTCTAACAATTATTCTTAAAGAACGGCTTGTACTGATAATACGCTGCGCACGCGCCCTCGGAGGAAACCATCGGCGCGCCGAGCGGTCGTTCC contains the following coding sequences:
- a CDS encoding MEDS domain-containing protein, translated to MNSTAVNSSSGLVEAIQHLDVHDHLCLIYETQEEQFNAIIPFIQTGLERNEKCIYIADDNTADIVLQAMKNHGIDVPVATASGQLLVANKQAAYLKHGFFDPDWMIQFLKESTTLALQEGYSALRVTGEMTWVLGGEKGVERLIEYEAKLNYFFPDHKTLAICQYNLKRFRPELLKQVIETHPKVVVGGWVCKNFYYVPPDEFLHPEHPSREIRRLLDNIIAREAFEKTLQSNKRELENINAQLREENKKRIETELELRKTTELLEKIFSTTHLLIAYLDTSFNFLKVNRAYAETDNNVPEFYVGKNHFDLFPNEENKVIFTKVVQTGIPHYATAKTFEYAYHPERGVSHWDWSLLPVLDPNGVVTNVVLVLLNVTERIRAEEALGKSAEELRAFFNQSIDGCFFMMVDEPVRWDTTVDKEKALDYIFAHQRITQINDAMLEQYGATREQFLRLSPNDLFKHDIAYGRKLWRQFFDAGKIRLESDERKLNGTQMWIEGEYIALYDSEGRITGQFGIQRDITERKRIEDAIRKSEARYRQTLDCMLEGCMLIGFDWTYLYVNEIAAYHGHQKQEDLIGKTMLEMYPGVEHSEIFTHYRRCMEERIPQHFESSFIFPNGRTNWYELSVVPVPEGIFVLSLDITERKQAEELLHQSEEKYRDIVTWAPIGIYQSTVDGKFITANACLAKMLGYDSIGELMEQRLPIDVYLHESDRKTFLARYDHSESDSVAHLEVLWKKKDGTPIWVSLTAHAVRDEHNKTRLYEGFVQDISERKTMEDERKNLEAQLVQTQKLEAIGTLASGIAHDFNNILGIILGYNSLLRNASPSHESIEKSTAVIEGAVQRGAGLVKQILTFARQSETHFGPLDINIISKEISKMLAETFPKTIVISLELEKDLPTIHADPTQVHQVLLNICVNARDAMSSSGMLTIKTTRVHSREMTRYFQTVPEGTYLLLSISDTGCGMSEETKSRIFEPFFTTKEKGKGTGLGLSVVYGIVKSHNGFVRVESTLGKGTTFFLYFPVPKKNEEQRCETRNANDTIVGGTETILLVEDELTLSELTKAFLEMYGYVVLTAKDGDEAIELYRQRSGSIDIVITDMGLPKLTGLEVLIEMKKINPEMKLIFASGYIEPELKSLMFRSGAKLFLFKPYQPGEILQAVRNILDSH